The DNA segment CCGGATTGAACAGCCTTCACGGCTCGAATGCGAATAGCTTCGAGCGCTTCATGACTAAGTTGTCGACCGTCGAGCGCCATGACAGGGATCATACATCATGACCGCATACTTTTGCACCTGTTAATAAAGAAGCCATAGAGATCGAATTATCCGGTACAGCTTTAAAGATTAAAAAACGCCCTACAACTTTACCCGATGAATTGAGGGAGGCCTTCCGTAAGAGCGCTCGGCTAGAAGCTGCGTTCAAAGCGCTGACACCCGGCCGCCAGCGCGCTTACGTCTTGCATATTTCGGGCGCAAAGCAAGCCGCGACGCGAAAGGCGCGCATAGCTAAGCTAAAGCCTCGTATTCTTGCCGGCAAAGGTCTTAACGATCGGTAGCTCTCAATCGCTCGAAATCCAGCAGTGGACAGAGGTATTCAAATGACTCTTGGCTTTACGCGCTTGGAACTGAGGACTACCGATGTGTCGGCGGCTAAAACCTTTTATGAAGCTCTGCTTGGGCGGGGCACCAGCAGCATCGTCGCACTGAGCGCCAGAGCCGCAGCACTTGGGGCACCTGCGCATTGGGTGGGGTTCGTAGGCGTCGACGACGTGGAACGCGCCACTCAGGAATTACTCCAGTGCGGAGCGTTTATCATCGGCCCATCCAGCAGCTCTAAATCTGGTATTCAAGATGTTACCCTTAAAGGACCCGGCGGCGCCGTGATAGGGGTGACCGCGAACAGGGCTCGGCTTGATGCCAATGAGGTCGGATTCTTTCAACTACTTGTCCCAGATGCTGTCCAGTTGGTGCAGGATTATTGTAAGATTTTTGACTGGCAGGTGGTCTCGTCGGCGCGTTCCCAAACAGGATTTACGTTCCATCTTATCGGTGGGAATAAGAGTCAGGTGGCCACCGGTATGGTTGTCGACATTAAAGATTTTCCCGGCAGTCATCCGCATTGGCTCTATTATTTTCGCGTGAGCAAATTGGCACCAGCAGCGTCGCAGGTGCGCCACCTGGGAGGCGATGTGGTAGGTATTTACCCCTCGCCTTTAGGGCATGATATCGCCGTCTGTCACGATCCACAGGGTGCCGCATTTGGTTTAGTGGCCGCGAGTTGATAGCGCCCTAATCCTAATCATTTCCACGGCGATCGTTGACCGTTCCAGTATGATCCATGACCAGATCCACCGCAGGCATAGCTGCAAACCGGGTGCATCCATGATTCGGAGCATTTGCCCCAGCTTGCTTGCTCTCCACAAGAGTGACCACCGATCCCGGCAAGGGTCTCCCAAACATGGCTTGGAATCGGTCTCTTCGGTATGCTGGCGTCTATCTCCAGTAGTTCCTCGTAAGTAGACACACTCTTCATAAACTGATCGGCAACACCCTGAATAGACGCATTTTTTTGAGCGCAAATGTACTCATCATAGTGCTCCCTGGCTATTTAGGTCGCACAATCGTGCTTTTAAAGCGATTAACTTGAGAGCCAATCAAATATTACGCAAAATCCTCATGATATCAAATTTCTAGCAGATCAGATAACTCTCTAGTCAGAAACCATCAGCGAGTGTAAATGTCGTAGCCATTTTCCCAGCGTATCGCCCCTGATATTTACCAAGAAAATCAGAGACCAGCAGACCTGAGTGCGTGGCACTTGGTTTGCAGGGCTAAACTCGAACTAAGAATTCACTGAGCCAATGGATGACCTTCGGTTTGGCCTAAAGAGACAAAGGAGTATGTCCAGTGAAGATCCTTGCAACTACCCCGTTATCACTGTTTAGAAACGCCAACACATGCCGCTTGCTGAGCTATTCTGCCATCGCCTTAACAGTGGCATGCGGCGCATCAAGACCAAGGGGAAGTATAGTCAAAATTGTCGGCGGTGAAGCTGTCGAATCGGCCGAAGACAAGCGGTCGTTAGCCTCGACTGTGGCCCTCATGGTAACCATCGATCAGGATATTAAATTCGAGGGTAAAAATCTTAAGGGCACCAATCTAGTTCAATGCACAGGTACACTCATTGGACCGAATCATATCGTCACAGCCGCTCACTGTGCTACCCTAACGCCAGAGGCGAAGATCTGGAAAATTGGTTGGGGATCTGCTCCCAGAAAAGCCATTGAATCCATCAAAGTGACTAACGTCTCCTATCACAAGAAGTGGCTCAAAGACGCCAAAACCATCACACCAGCGACTTTGCCCAACGACATTGGCGTATTTTCGATAGAAGGCAAACTACCCGACGGAATGATCCCGGTAAGCCTAGCCAGCCCCGATGAAGTTCAAGTAGGCACTCCCCTGCTCCTAGCGGGCTACGGTGCGACTAAAGAGGGAGAAGTTAATCTAGAGCCAGTGCTTCGTCAGGTCCGGACGGAAGTCGAGTCCTTGGACAAAAAAGTTAGAAAGCTCGGCATCAAAACTTATACCGGCAAGGGCGCTGCAAGTGGTGACTCCGGAGGTCCTGCCTACCTAGATTCAAATGGTATCCTTAAGCTGATTGGTGCAACCCATGGCTGGAGTGAGGGTTTAGAAAATGTTGCTGCCGACGTTGGTCAGGGCAGTTACGTGATGGTTAATCTCTTTCAAGGCTGGATGAAATGTCAGTTTGAGAGTCACGGCAACCCTCTATCAACTTTGATTGACGACGATTCCAGTGCAGATTGTGACAATGCTAATCTGTATACAAATACAATCAATAGTCCACAATCGACATCTACCAGTGCGCCATCGACAGCAGTCTTGCCATATGGGAGTCCTGGTTGTAGCTACGCCGACGCAAGCAAGTATGATGGTTATGGCTGGAATGCGTCGAGCAGCAAATCTTGCGCGCCAGCAGCCAGGTAAAAACATAAAAAAATCGAGCTCTGGTACAAAATCGAGGTAGAATCGGAGGGCAGCAAAGCGCCCTCCACATCGCCAAATTTATTGTTAAAATCTGGCAACTTAGCTTGCTAAACAAAATAGCACTAAAGTTGAGACGAAGCCCCACCGATACCAATGTGGTCGGGGGAAAGTCTCCCCGCTGTAGAGGTTACAAAAGATCTCACCCCTAGAATTCTGGGAGTGTATATGGGGCCCCGGCTGTACCCAAAGTCTATGTTCGACCTCTGCATAATCGCCGTTTTGAGCGTCATCTTAGCAAGCTGCGGTGGGCTCACAGCCGGAAGCGCCAAGAGCGTTAACCGCCGAGCAGCCATTAATGGGGGCATCCAGCACAGCCCAGATCCTGGTCCGGTGCCTGGAGCTCCAGGTGGTGCGGATAGCCAAGCTGTGTCCTGTAAAACATCAGGTGATCAGTTCAAGACTAACGTCACCCCTATACTTGACGGCAAGTGCCTAGCCTGCCATAGGGCTGGTGGCAGCGGCGCTGGTAGTTTAACGCTGAAAGGCCCAAATCCCTCTACTGCCGAGGCAGCCGTGAACGTTGAGCTGCTTAAAAAAATGTTGGATACGGAGAACGTCGACAACAGTAAGCTACTCCTAATGGTCGCCAATAAAGACGATCGCCACGCGGGTGGCATGGTATTGGAACCTGGCTCGGTTGACTTTGGAACACTCAAGACTTGGGCGGCCTCTGACGTCGCGTGCACCCTCGAGTCGGTCCCAACAAACCTAAGCCGTCTATCTGGCGAAGCAATCACGATGCGTCTGCAAGCACTTTTTCCTCAGGCATCTGCGGCGATTATCAGTGCAAGCACTTTTGACCAGTTTGCAGCGCGATCAATAAACCGAGCAGTAGCACATCCATCTCGCCAGTTTAGTACAGTGGTTGAGATCGTTATGCGCGGCAAAGCAAACGCACTCTGTCGTTACTACGTCGATGATACCGACGATAAAAGCACGCTCTTTAAACTGGATAGCAACCTACTACTAGCTGGGGAAACAGCTCCCAACGATGTAGCTGATAAGATCGCACTTGCCGCCGCTAGAAATGCATGGCTTTATCCTTACAAAGTCGATTCTACCGAAACCAAACTTTTAGCTGATCTCTACCGTGAAGCTGTCGCTGTTGGTGCCGACAATAAAGCGGCCAAGAAAGCAGTGTGCGTCGCAGCGCTGATGGCACCTCAATTCCTCTTTGGCAACGCCGGCGAAACTGATCAGATTCGCCGCATGGCACTTGAGGTGGGCAGAAGACTACCAACCATGAGCGACTACGAAGACTATCATGCAGCTCTAGATAAAGGCGCCTATCTGAAGTTCTACGTTGCTAAACTACAAAACACGACCACTGGATATGCTGATTCCGTCAAGGACTGGCACCGAGATTGGTTTGGGCTACGTGGCTTTATCAATCTTGGTGTCCTAGCTATGAAACCTGCGGTGCGCACTCCTTTCGGGGGTATCAGTGGTGGATCCGTGGTGGGTAGCTGGGCCTATGAGGAACTACCGAGCGATTCAAGCGGTTTCGCTGCCCCGGTGCGAGCGATGGAGTTACTACGAAGGGCTAACACAAGGGTGCATACATTTTCAGAGCTGTGTGCACGAGGTAAGGAACAAGAGTTCGATCCTCGCACAACGCGCATCTTGTGGCAGCAATTCAACCCTGAGAGTAGCGCATGGGAAACCATTGGTGGCTGGGATAAGAGTAGCGGTCAATGGGTCAAGACCCCGGGGTCGATAACACTGGCCGATGACTCAAAACGAACCACTTCAGTGGACGACGTCGTTGAAATGAGACTATCAGAGGACGGATTGAGCAATTATGTTTCTGGCAACCTCAAAGACACACCGTTAGACCATTTCGACAGTAAATACCTCAGTCCAAAGGATCGCCCTCGCCGCGTACGTAGATTTTCGCCTAGCGGTGAGCAAAATGGTTACAGCACCGTCAAATTATGGTGGAGTAACGAAGAGGTCAAAGTCTGCAACACCGTCTCGCGTTTTCCTGCAACATGTTACTACCGTCCAGCATCGGCCGCTAATTTCCCAACAGGCAGGATCGCGAACTGGAATGCCGGAAGTGGTGGTGTGCGACCAGAATTCGGACCAGATCTGCGTGATTCTTTAGCAACGCCACCAGTGCTCGACAGTTTCCGTTGCGGTAAGCCCAATGCAGCTGAAATCCTCACCGTAGGGTCGAGCGGTTACAGCGAAGATGTTGCTTACCCGCGCGGCGTCCCCGGAGATGACCTAAACGACTTAGCAGTCAATGCGGCCGATTTCTACAGTGCAAACGGAACTAGTTTGGAAGACAAAGCAATCGGCCGTTTAGTCGAAGACGTTGCTAACGAACCCATGAATCTCCTTGATGATATTCTTTCAAAAAACAAAGATTATCGCTTGATTTTGACAGCTCCGTACACTATCGGGCGTACGGAACTCGAACTTCTATACCGCAATCAGGCCTATAACCTACCAGTCTATATGAATAATGTGCGTCCGCAAGCGTCCTCGTTGCACCTGATCGCGGCAAATACTTTTAGGCCTATTCCGATTAGATATCTGTTTAAATCCGAAAGTAAAGAACTACTACCGAATATCACAGGTGCCGATAAAACTTACTTAGCAACTGAGTTTCAGCGAGGTTCGATCCCGCCAAAACAGATGTCGGGCGTACTCACCCAAGCTGCCTTCTTGGGACCAGTATCAGTCGGAGGTGGCAAGCCCCGTAGTATCGCCGCCAGGATGATCCAAAGGCTGCTTTGTGGACTACCAAGTGAGTTCTTGCCCGATTTGGACGCCAACGCGAGACGTTTGCATAGAAATTTCATCCCTACCTACGAGCGCGATAGTGTGAAGCATCTCGATCCCAAGGCGGGTTGCTATGGCTGTCACATTGTGATGGATCCGCTGGCTTCAGCGCTGAGCGCAGACTTTGCCGAAGATGTAAATCGATCCAGCACCGGTGAGATGAAGTTCGCTGGGATACTCAATAACAGGGGTGGAACCTACGGTGTCCGTACCGGCTACGAACAAGGCACCGGTGCCTTATTTGGCAAAAAAGTAACAGGCATTGCCGAGGTGGCCAGGGTGCTTGCTGATTCTAAGCAATTTGCGCGGTGTACTGTAAAAACAGCATTCAAGAATATTTTCGGCCGCGAGCCTGAAGGTGACGACAATCGTCTGATTGATACTGTGGCAAAATCGTTTAGTACCAAATTACAGTACAATTATGACGGAATGGTGTCCGAGCTCATGACGTCACCGATCTATCAGAGGAGCAATTGATATGACTACCAAGCCGAGTCGGCGTCAATTTATCCAGTTCGGCACCGCTGGACTAGCCATTGCAACAACCCCCCTAGGCTTCTCGTCGATAGGGCACGCGGATCCAGCAAGACGCAGCCGCTACTTAATTAATATTCAGTGCCGTGGTGGCTGGGATACTTCGTGGCACATCACCCCGATGGTGCTGCGTGATACCGCTGGCTTATCAGCTGCGGCTATAAACAGCAACTTTCACGGAGATGTAGCTACCCCGCGATTTAACGACAATCATGCGATTCCTTTCGGTGGATCGGTCCTTGGTCCCGGCATGAGCGCCTACAACACCGCTGAATTTGCCCAACTCATGATATGGCGCGGCTTGGGTGTACCAGGCAGTCACTCAGTCGGTAACTTTATCATTCAAGACGGTCATCAATCGGGATATGCAGCCTCTTTCTCAACTATTGTTGCCGATGCTCTAGCCAAGGCACCCGACTATACAAGACCTCTCCACTACGTACAGTGTACAGAAGACTCAGCGGGTTTTTACTCACAGATTGGCTTATATCAGGGCCCAGGTGTACCTTTAAACGTACCAAACAGCGGAACATGGAAGCTCATAGGTTCACCCGATCCGAATGATCCCTCTGCCAACGAGGCCGTCAGAAAAGCGATCTCAAAAAGTATCAATGGACTCGCAAGTAGCACTGACGCTTTTAAGCTACCACGTAGTAAGCAGCTCTTCAGTGAGACATTCGCTATAGCATTCAATGCCAGCGAGCAAATTGCTGGTAAAAACTTTGCTCAGAGTCCAGAGTTTCTGGCGACGATGAAGCGCTACGAAAAAGCCGTTGTCGACGACCTGACAGAGGTTATCTTCAGCTCTTCAGCCAGTCCCTCTATTCGCAACGCACTGTCCAAAATCCCAGGGATGCCAAGCTCGGGTACGGGGATGCTGGATTTTCTAAACCGCAGTATCCAGCTACAAGCAATGATCTTCCCGTTTGCTCTAGCTGATTTTTTGGTGACTCGTGATCTTGCAGCCGTCGTTGACGTACCCGCCCCAGGTGGAGACTATCACGACCAAAACGACATGGATTTTATTGAAACAACTGCGGGGCTTGTTTGCCTCAGAGCACTGATCATAAAACTTAAGAACACCCCCGCGCCTGACGGCTCCGGTGATCTTCTTAATTCAACATTACTCGTTTACACGTCCGAATTCGATCGTCAAGTTGCAAGGACTGTGAACGATGCTAGATTTACCACTAGACCGGGAACCAACCATGGCTACACTGCAAGTGTCATCATGGCTGGTTACGGTGCCAACGGCGGTAAGGTGATCGGTGGCCGTGGCACCGGGCCAAACGGCGTATATGGCGGAGTAGGAGCCTTCCTACAACCCCTTCCTATCGACCCTCAGTCGGGACTTCCAAGCGCAAGTGGCAAGATGACTAGCCAATTTTCAGTGCTTCCTACTGTGCTAGCCATCTTTGGCGTGGATGTTCCTGCGCAGCAGGTGACAGAATGGGATGCAGTCAAACCTGCAATCAAACCTGGGCATAAGGCGAGCTAAGGGTCTTATCGGGTTTTAGTAGCAAGGTTGCAATCGGCCTGTAATCCGCAAATTCATGGACTTGCAACCAGAACTCCAGCGACCTCGGTCTTGCGTCCACGACTATCTAGGGTCTCAAGCTTAACTTCCAGACTTTTACCGACCATCATGTCAAACTGTAGCGGTGACAAGCTAAAGCGGTAACCTTGCAGTCTTCTCGACAGGTTTATGAACTGCCAATTCTGCTCGCGACTTGCCCGATATTTTAGGTCCATGTTCACTAGCTTACTGCCAGCAAGGTCAGCTAGAGCTCGCGGCAACTGATTAGCTTCGACCACTTTGCGGAAAAGTGGCTGCCCCGAAGAATCACGGCTAGCGATGTGATCGCGCAGGATAGTCTCGTCTCCGATCAACATGATGGGCGCAATCATGACTCCATCGTCTTTTAGAGCCCTTGCCTCACGAATGCCGTCTCTGACCGTAGGTAAACCGTCGGTGATAAAGTAGACTTCACGCTGTACATGAGTTCTTGCGTATTTATCCAGGATCTTACCTGCACTTGATAAAGTTGCAGCATAATCTGTTTCGCCCTCGGCAGCACAGAGTACATTAGCGATTGGTCGGCGAGTTGATGATTCCAGATCAGCAAAGAGCGATGCAGCAGTTGAGTGTAAATCGCGCGTTTTGCCAGAACGTGACGAACAGCTTCCATTCGCTCACACGACCCGTTGCGCATGGGATCGTGGTTGAAGCCATCACCTGCGCCCGGCCCCATGGACCCGGTGACATCGACCACCAGCACAATCTCTCTCGGAGTCGGGGCGGGTTACAAACACTTCTACTGATCGTCACTGCGAGCTTAGAGTATCTACACCCGGTGCGGAGCCTGGATGCTTCGGTCCTGCGACCCCACCTGGAATTTCAGAATCGGCTGGTCCGTCCGCCGCCTTTTCATCATGCTGGCCTTTCAAAGCGCCTTCGCCCGTTGAGCGGATGGTAGGACATTCAACCCCCATTGCCCCAGCACCCGGGCTTGCTTCCCGGGCCAACCTTCCCTCCTCCGCAACCCACAGTCTGCCTAAATGGCAGGATTTCTCTGTACCAGGCGCCACTGTGGCCACCGTGACTACGAGCATTCTCCGCGATGTCCTTTAGCATCAGCTATCGAGGCAATAGGGCACCCCAGCCCATGAGCTAACTGGACTCCGGCTCGTCATCCAGCACATGCCTCGCTTAGCCCTCGATCATGTCATGTGTTCCCTCGACCAGTCGTCCGGCCCAAACGTGAACTCACCCTGCTCGCTTTGACCAGGTGTAGTTCTTGAAATCACTCTTTTTCTTGCCCTCCGCTGCATCATCACCAAACTGGAATCCCTTCTTAATCTCCGACCTGAGGGTTATGTCTTTCCGGTAAGGAGATTTCGGTGCAAATAACCTGGAGAAAGGGGGCCCACCGTACGAGATGACTGCGCGGTGGGGGAATCAGTGCGTGTGCGTTAACAGCGGTGTTGGCGTGGATTGAGAAGCCGTTAACTGAGTAGTAGCGCTTGCCTTTATCCAGCGGCACTTCGCCCTCATAGCCGAAGCCACCGCCGATCTTTCGGACGTAATTGCCGGCATTAGGACCAAAGGCGATGTTGCCGCTTATCGAGGCTGCTAATGCGGCGGAAAGAGATTCGTGATCTTGAAACAATGGATCGAGTGCGGGGTTTAGAACTATGTCGCCGTCTTTACCCAAGTAGCCTCGTTTGATGCACCGACTACGGACACGATTAGCGATACTGTCAACTAGACTCTCGACTTCTTCATCGCTAATGGACTCCAAATTGCGAAAGCGTGCGACGTCGCCATATCTCGTATAAACACCATCGATGCAGAGTAAGTGGAGGTGAGGTTTTAAGTTTAGCGCCGACCCCCCCAACGCTGAGTGAAACAGATAGTCCCCGGCGTTGCATCGACGATGCCAGCATCATGAGCTTTATGCAGGTAGTAGCGGTGAATCTCTTTGGTAACGAGACCAAAGATCTCGGACGCAAAGCGCTTATTCGTGTGCAGCCAGTAACGAAGCGGGACTGGGAATGACACGACGAATTGACGATATGATACGAGAGGTAGTACATTTTGTTTCAGATGAGTGGCAGCCTCAGCCATGCGTTTGGCACAGCAGCTTGGGCAGAAACCGCGTTTTTTACAACTAAATGCGACAACCTTTTCGTCACAGCATGTCGTGCATTTAAGGCGTATGAATTCGTGTGCCAGAATACCGCATTTGAGATAAGCCTCGGACTCTTTGAGTACATAATCGGGTAAGGGCCGCTGCTCAGCTTCGCGCTCGCAGGTGAATGTGTTTAAATGGTCTGCAATTATTTGATAGCAGGGAGTAAGCTCGGGGCGTCGCCTTTGGTAGGCGCATGATTGGGAAGCGGCATTTGACATGCCTGAGGTTTGATCACGAGGTTTGAGGATGGGGAAGGGACATGAGCCTCAGTAGCTTGTCTGTCGCCGGGTGACATGTGTGTGTTACATCATCCCGTCCGTGCCGCCAGCTCAGTCTGTCACTTATACCGGCACGCTTTATACGGTAACCATACCGATAACTGCAGTGATCATGGGCCAAACGACGACCGGAGCTCAGACTATACTGCCGAGCCCTATGGGAAGGAGAGGAGATGGTAAACAACTCAACATCACGGTCAATGGCGTGCGCCACACCTTCTGCTGGTATGCCTTTTGTGACCAGCATACAACTTTACTCGTGGGGTCGAGCATCACCGGTGCCGAGTCGTCGGATGCATTCTGCAGTCATCCGCATTGGCTCAATTATTTTCGCGTGAGCAAATTGGCACCAGCAGCGTCGCAGGTGCGCCACCTGGGAGGCGATGTGGTAGGTATTTACCCCTCGCCTTTAGGGCATGATATCGCCGTCTGTCACGATCCACAGGGTGCCGCATTTGGTTTAGTGGCCGCGAGTTGATAGCGCCCTGATCCTAATCATTTCCACGGCGATCGTTGACCGTTCCAGTATGGGGAGTAGCTATAGCTTCCACTCCAATTCGGAGTCACGAGGCCGGTACCCGTGCCCATGACGCCATTTGTGGTGGAGTTAGAATACGGGAACGAATTGCCGCCGCCAACATTTGGATACAGGAGTCCCGTATTGTTTGAAAACAATTCATAGGGACTCAGATTCGGAATCATCAGTCCGTTGTTGTTATAG comes from the Deltaproteobacteria bacterium genome and includes:
- a CDS encoding S1 family peptidase, which gives rise to MKILATTPLSLFRNANTCRLLSYSAIALTVACGASRPRGSIVKIVGGEAVESAEDKRSLASTVALMVTIDQDIKFEGKNLKGTNLVQCTGTLIGPNHIVTAAHCATLTPEAKIWKIGWGSAPRKAIESIKVTNVSYHKKWLKDAKTITPATLPNDIGVFSIEGKLPDGMIPVSLASPDEVQVGTPLLLAGYGATKEGEVNLEPVLRQVRTEVESLDKKVRKLGIKTYTGKGAASGDSGGPAYLDSNGILKLIGATHGWSEGLENVAADVGQGSYVMVNLFQGWMKCQFESHGNPLSTLIDDDSSADCDNANLYTNTINSPQSTSTSAPSTAVLPYGSPGCSYADASKYDGYGWNASSSKSCAPAAR
- a CDS encoding DUF1585 domain-containing protein, whose protein sequence is MWSGESLPAVEVTKDLTPRILGVYMGPRLYPKSMFDLCIIAVLSVILASCGGLTAGSAKSVNRRAAINGGIQHSPDPGPVPGAPGGADSQAVSCKTSGDQFKTNVTPILDGKCLACHRAGGSGAGSLTLKGPNPSTAEAAVNVELLKKMLDTENVDNSKLLLMVANKDDRHAGGMVLEPGSVDFGTLKTWAASDVACTLESVPTNLSRLSGEAITMRLQALFPQASAAIISASTFDQFAARSINRAVAHPSRQFSTVVEIVMRGKANALCRYYVDDTDDKSTLFKLDSNLLLAGETAPNDVADKIALAAARNAWLYPYKVDSTETKLLADLYREAVAVGADNKAAKKAVCVAALMAPQFLFGNAGETDQIRRMALEVGRRLPTMSDYEDYHAALDKGAYLKFYVAKLQNTTTGYADSVKDWHRDWFGLRGFINLGVLAMKPAVRTPFGGISGGSVVGSWAYEELPSDSSGFAAPVRAMELLRRANTRVHTFSELCARGKEQEFDPRTTRILWQQFNPESSAWETIGGWDKSSGQWVKTPGSITLADDSKRTTSVDDVVEMRLSEDGLSNYVSGNLKDTPLDHFDSKYLSPKDRPRRVRRFSPSGEQNGYSTVKLWWSNEEVKVCNTVSRFPATCYYRPASAANFPTGRIANWNAGSGGVRPEFGPDLRDSLATPPVLDSFRCGKPNAAEILTVGSSGYSEDVAYPRGVPGDDLNDLAVNAADFYSANGTSLEDKAIGRLVEDVANEPMNLLDDILSKNKDYRLILTAPYTIGRTELELLYRNQAYNLPVYMNNVRPQASSLHLIAANTFRPIPIRYLFKSESKELLPNITGADKTYLATEFQRGSIPPKQMSGVLTQAAFLGPVSVGGGKPRSIAARMIQRLLCGLPSEFLPDLDANARRLHRNFIPTYERDSVKHLDPKAGCYGCHIVMDPLASALSADFAEDVNRSSTGEMKFAGILNNRGGTYGVRTGYEQGTGALFGKKVTGIAEVARVLADSKQFARCTVKTAFKNIFGREPEGDDNRLIDTVAKSFSTKLQYNYDGMVSELMTSPIYQRSN
- a CDS encoding DUF1501 domain-containing protein, whose amino-acid sequence is MTTKPSRRQFIQFGTAGLAIATTPLGFSSIGHADPARRSRYLINIQCRGGWDTSWHITPMVLRDTAGLSAAAINSNFHGDVATPRFNDNHAIPFGGSVLGPGMSAYNTAEFAQLMIWRGLGVPGSHSVGNFIIQDGHQSGYAASFSTIVADALAKAPDYTRPLHYVQCTEDSAGFYSQIGLYQGPGVPLNVPNSGTWKLIGSPDPNDPSANEAVRKAISKSINGLASSTDAFKLPRSKQLFSETFAIAFNASEQIAGKNFAQSPEFLATMKRYEKAVVDDLTEVIFSSSASPSIRNALSKIPGMPSSGTGMLDFLNRSIQLQAMIFPFALADFLVTRDLAAVVDVPAPGGDYHDQNDMDFIETTAGLVCLRALIIKLKNTPAPDGSGDLLNSTLLVYTSEFDRQVARTVNDARFTTRPGTNHGYTASVIMAGYGANGGKVIGGRGTGPNGVYGGVGAFLQPLPIDPQSGLPSASGKMTSQFSVLPTVLAIFGVDVPAQQVTEWDAVKPAIKPGHKAS